A part of Armatimonadota bacterium genomic DNA contains:
- a CDS encoding substrate-binding domain-containing protein: MKRLLLAALAVACVAYLASCAPKPTTSGQTPEEMAAGTSQAPKPEDAAAGEKKKIAVIPKGTTHEFWKSIHAGAMKAADELGVEIIWKGPLKEDNRDDQIKIVEDMTNLGVDGIVLAPLDDTALRLPVEEATRKGIPVVIIDSGLKSEDYVSFVATDNHHGGELAGEHLAKLLNGKGKVVMLRYAEGSASTNEREQGFVDAIKKSPGIELVSSNQYGGATTESAQKASENLLAPYKSADGKLSIDGIFCPNESTTFGMLRALQDARLAGSVKFVGFDSSEKLVDALAAKELHGLVLQDPMNMGYLGVKTMVAHLNGETVEKRISTGETLATPENMNEPEIQALLKPDYQKWLKE; the protein is encoded by the coding sequence ATGAAACGCCTTCTGCTCGCCGCGCTGGCGGTCGCCTGCGTCGCGTACCTGGCGTCCTGCGCACCGAAACCGACGACCTCCGGGCAGACCCCGGAGGAGATGGCGGCTGGAACGTCGCAGGCCCCCAAGCCCGAGGACGCGGCCGCCGGTGAGAAGAAGAAAATCGCGGTGATCCCCAAGGGCACCACCCACGAGTTCTGGAAGTCCATCCACGCCGGGGCGATGAAGGCGGCAGACGAGCTCGGCGTGGAGATCATCTGGAAGGGACCGCTCAAGGAAGACAACCGTGACGACCAGATCAAGATCGTCGAGGACATGACCAACCTCGGTGTGGATGGGATCGTTTTGGCTCCGCTGGATGACACGGCACTGCGCCTTCCGGTTGAAGAAGCCACCCGCAAGGGCATCCCGGTGGTCATCATCGACTCCGGCCTGAAGAGCGAGGACTATGTGAGTTTCGTGGCCACCGACAACCACCACGGCGGGGAGCTTGCGGGTGAGCATCTTGCGAAGCTCCTGAACGGCAAGGGCAAGGTGGTCATGTTGCGGTACGCCGAGGGGTCGGCGAGCACCAATGAGCGGGAACAGGGCTTCGTGGACGCCATCAAGAAGTCGCCGGGCATTGAGCTTGTGAGCAGCAACCAGTACGGCGGCGCTACCACGGAATCTGCACAGAAGGCCAGCGAGAATTTGCTCGCGCCGTACAAGTCCGCCGACGGCAAACTCAGCATCGATGGCATCTTCTGCCCCAATGAGTCCACCACATTCGGGATGCTGCGCGCCCTGCAGGACGCCCGTCTCGCCGGCAGCGTGAAGTTCGTGGGCTTCGACAGCTCTGAGAAACTGGTGGACGCCCTCGCGGCCAAGGAGCTGCACGGGCTGGTCTTGCAGGACCCGATGAACATGGGCTACCTTGGGGTGAAGACCATGGTGGCGCACCTCAACGGAGAGACGGTGGAAAAGCGCATCTCTACCGGCGAGACCCTGGCCACACCCGAGAACATGAACGAGCCTGAGATACAGGCTCTGCTGAAGCCGGACTACCAGAAATGGCTGAAAGAGTAG
- a CDS encoding DUF1846 domain-containing protein, protein MARQGFDNAKYLREQTDAILQRVEQFQGKLYLEFGGKLTFDFHAMRVLPGYDPNVKMRLLQDLRDRIEVIFCVCSEDIEHGRIRGDFGITYDLATLKAIDDLRDWGIPTKAVVITRYTPGRGCDRLTQQLQGQGIAVYTHFEIPNYPSDVDFIVSADGFGRNPFIETEAPLVVVTGTGPGSGKLATCLSQLYHDHQQGRTSGYAKFETFPIWDLPVDHPVNLAYEAATVDLGDIVLVDPHHLKAYGKVAVNYNRDVESFPILKRIIDRIAGTAPGTPVYQSPTDMGVNRAGAGIIDDAVVREASVQEVIRRYFRHFWEQRRGLCSHKVLERAESLMVRLEVGPTDRPVVLPARQTAARAEQAGGGKDGFYCGAALQTADGAIVTGKNSPLFHSASAAIINAIKHLAGIPDSMHLLPSSVIQSLTDLKANYLGATSPSLNVQEVLVALGISAATNPAAKAGIEKLPELRGTQMHLTHEPGAGDEYGLRKLGISMTTDANPTSQGYFLR, encoded by the coding sequence ATGGCCAGACAGGGCTTCGACAATGCAAAGTATCTTCGGGAACAGACAGACGCAATTCTCCAACGGGTGGAACAGTTCCAAGGTAAGCTCTATCTTGAGTTCGGGGGCAAGCTCACCTTCGATTTCCACGCCATGCGCGTCCTTCCTGGATATGACCCCAACGTGAAGATGCGTCTCCTGCAAGACCTGCGAGACCGGATCGAGGTGATCTTCTGCGTCTGTTCCGAGGACATCGAGCACGGGCGCATTCGTGGGGACTTCGGCATCACTTATGATCTCGCGACCCTCAAGGCCATCGACGACCTGCGGGACTGGGGAATACCCACGAAAGCGGTGGTCATCACGCGATACACGCCTGGCCGTGGCTGCGACCGGCTCACTCAGCAGCTGCAGGGACAGGGCATCGCCGTCTACACGCACTTCGAGATCCCCAACTATCCCAGCGATGTGGACTTCATCGTGTCGGCGGACGGATTCGGCCGCAATCCCTTCATCGAGACCGAGGCGCCTCTGGTTGTGGTCACCGGCACCGGCCCTGGAAGCGGCAAGCTGGCAACCTGCCTCTCTCAGCTGTACCACGACCACCAGCAGGGCCGGACTTCGGGCTACGCGAAGTTCGAGACATTCCCCATCTGGGACCTGCCGGTGGACCACCCCGTGAACCTCGCGTACGAGGCCGCAACGGTGGACCTGGGTGACATTGTGCTCGTGGACCCGCACCACCTCAAGGCCTACGGGAAGGTGGCTGTGAATTATAACCGCGACGTTGAGAGCTTCCCGATCCTCAAACGCATTATCGACCGCATTGCCGGGACCGCGCCGGGCACGCCGGTGTACCAGTCGCCCACGGACATGGGTGTGAACCGCGCCGGAGCGGGCATTATCGACGACGCCGTGGTGCGCGAGGCCTCGGTTCAGGAGGTCATCCGCAGGTACTTCCGGCATTTCTGGGAGCAGCGCCGGGGCCTGTGCAGCCACAAGGTCCTGGAGCGCGCCGAGAGCCTCATGGTGCGCCTCGAAGTGGGCCCCACCGACCGCCCGGTGGTTCTCCCTGCCCGGCAGACCGCCGCCCGGGCTGAGCAAGCCGGCGGCGGGAAGGACGGATTCTACTGCGGCGCGGCGCTCCAGACCGCGGACGGGGCCATCGTCACGGGGAAGAACTCGCCCCTGTTCCACTCGGCATCCGCGGCAATCATCAATGCGATCAAGCACCTCGCTGGCATCCCTGACAGCATGCACCTGCTCCCGAGCTCCGTGATTCAGAGCCTCACCGACCTGAAGGCCAATTACCTGGGCGCCACGTCACCCAGCCTCAACGTGCAGGAGGTCCTGGTGGCATTGGGCATCAGCGCGGCCACCAACCCTGCGGCGAAAGCGGGCATCGAGAAACTGCCCGAACTGCGCGGGACTCAGATGCATCTCACCCACGAACCGGGCGCGGGCGACGAATACGGCCTGCGCAAACTGGGAATCAGCATGACCACCGACGCCAACCCCACCTCGCAGGGGTATTTCCTGAGGTGA
- a CDS encoding DUF5596 domain-containing protein yields MQLDQFLSTLGIEDYRDVFEPHWEEDVASLPENPSLLDPDTIRISRDWVSVAPEHEPLILQTAEQIRQCPALKLYAWHCHECLFRHQEYPAEKIRQWPSLAHILGEERCGVLYLLVALGVVPLATAFHRERGVPEAISRDSCGRFEALTEYYAFHNNGNLGAYTRTIYWLRFYANGDLFRVGRMEYMVRPFRGGLTAYRHRDTGEVIALASDGTRFAADGMLDMRPAEDPDPEGWVAHIEAGESTVRGCPISPAGVGLREPVTLDLSKWKQVLTAGDPVLDVHIPGGGNMTPEACRDTMERAIAFFREYFPERPFVGFACGSWILNPEIADFYRPDSNMVLWQKELYLFPIPTSRRSGLYFIFYDEDPDLSTAPRETSLQRAVLRHLEAGGRFIVEGMFFLADDMDKFGTQFYLSHFPPSDLG; encoded by the coding sequence ATGCAGCTTGACCAGTTCCTGTCGACGCTTGGCATTGAGGACTACCGCGACGTCTTCGAGCCCCACTGGGAGGAAGACGTCGCGAGCCTGCCGGAGAACCCGAGCCTGCTGGACCCGGACACTATCCGCATATCCCGTGACTGGGTGAGCGTCGCGCCGGAGCATGAGCCGCTGATCCTGCAGACCGCGGAGCAGATCCGTCAGTGTCCCGCGCTCAAGCTCTACGCATGGCATTGCCACGAATGCCTTTTCCGGCACCAGGAGTACCCGGCCGAGAAAATCCGACAGTGGCCCTCGCTGGCGCACATTCTCGGGGAAGAGCGCTGCGGCGTCCTGTACCTGCTGGTTGCGCTGGGCGTGGTTCCGCTGGCCACGGCTTTCCACCGGGAGCGTGGGGTACCCGAAGCCATCTCGCGCGACAGCTGCGGGCGATTTGAAGCCCTCACCGAGTACTACGCCTTCCACAATAACGGCAATCTGGGCGCATACACCCGGACCATCTACTGGCTGCGCTTCTACGCGAATGGCGATCTGTTCCGCGTGGGCAGGATGGAATACATGGTTCGGCCCTTCCGCGGCGGCCTCACGGCGTACCGGCACCGCGACACAGGCGAGGTGATTGCGCTTGCATCCGACGGCACCCGTTTCGCTGCCGATGGCATGCTGGACATGCGCCCTGCCGAAGACCCGGACCCCGAAGGCTGGGTGGCGCACATTGAGGCCGGCGAGAGCACGGTGCGCGGTTGTCCCATCTCCCCTGCTGGGGTGGGCTTGCGCGAGCCGGTGACGCTGGACCTGTCGAAATGGAAGCAGGTGTTGACCGCCGGCGATCCGGTGCTGGACGTCCATATCCCCGGCGGCGGGAACATGACCCCGGAAGCCTGCCGGGACACCATGGAGCGGGCGATTGCGTTCTTCCGGGAGTACTTCCCCGAGCGGCCCTTCGTCGGGTTTGCCTGCGGATCATGGATTCTCAACCCGGAGATCGCCGACTTCTATCGACCGGACTCGAACATGGTCCTCTGGCAGAAGGAGCTGTACCTCTTCCCTATCCCCACGAGCCGACGATCCGGACTGTACTTTATCTTTTACGACGAGGACCCGGACCTGTCCACAGCACCCAGGGAGACCAGCCTGCAGAGAGCCGTGCTGAGACACCTCGAAGCCGGGGGACGGTTCATCGTCGAGGGCATGTTCTTCCTGGCCGATGATATGGACAAGTTCGGGACCCAGTTCTACCTGTCCCATTTCCCGCCGTCGGACCTCGGCTGA
- a CDS encoding MBL fold metallo-hydrolase, with translation MSQSLIPVLPKISLYRDAVNVYVIQWDDGETGLFDLGSGAVLGAMETAGMRAPSLVLHTDYRRDRVFGHHAYPGLPVAIGEHDAPYLENAEGIWQELQVAHGYAGYERFLCPRLNIPVTMRLADGELPRPWRKPYVYAQHIGAHTPGGMGYLIIDGDTRMLVSGDILQHDGTLHSIYELQRSYNFMEGLHALRRGVGWLASGDIDVLLPAHGDPVIGRENVMSAAKAALDRIGDFWSRWRLIWPDQPQGHVCDFDPITPHLRGATNRIQYAIVDDDGAAVFFDAGVSYPENFEQVLADKGIRDVEWCIITHHHDDHLMGYDWLVEKYGTKLATHECMVDVLERPHGYSLNCLHDRPYRVDMVMREGMPMRWRGFDIFPHFFPSQTEYHAVYFCEIDEQMVLFSGDALYWEADHTTIRPTDPDWRNWFDVDGGYLVGARLLRKYQPRLLAAAHVHPWPITRAACDGFEPHAADFHNSLRALVGRKHPSLGINPFLISVYPYRAQVQERIHLEVRVVNPLDEFVVVRAQPCLPEGFHARPAMLEIELGPKERARVPLTISPEAGLDPPSRAIWTLRVIFDGEDLGEYCEGMLEAVVSG, from the coding sequence ATGAGCCAGTCGCTCATTCCAGTCCTGCCGAAGATCAGCCTCTACCGCGATGCGGTGAACGTGTATGTAATCCAGTGGGATGACGGGGAGACCGGGCTTTTCGACCTGGGCTCCGGTGCGGTGCTCGGGGCCATGGAGACCGCAGGCATGAGGGCCCCGTCGCTGGTGCTGCACACTGACTACCGGCGTGACCGGGTGTTCGGGCACCACGCATACCCGGGGCTGCCGGTTGCCATCGGAGAGCACGACGCGCCGTACCTGGAGAATGCCGAGGGCATTTGGCAGGAACTGCAGGTGGCCCATGGCTACGCCGGCTACGAACGCTTCCTGTGCCCGCGCCTGAACATCCCCGTAACGATGCGTCTTGCCGATGGAGAGCTGCCGCGGCCGTGGCGCAAGCCCTATGTCTACGCGCAACACATCGGCGCCCATACTCCGGGCGGCATGGGGTACCTTATCATCGACGGTGACACGCGCATGCTGGTCTCGGGCGATATCCTGCAGCATGACGGGACGCTGCATTCCATCTATGAACTGCAGCGCAGTTACAACTTCATGGAGGGCCTACACGCCCTGAGACGTGGGGTCGGGTGGCTTGCGAGCGGCGATATCGACGTCCTGCTCCCGGCCCATGGCGATCCCGTGATTGGCCGCGAAAACGTGATGAGCGCCGCCAAGGCCGCCCTGGATCGCATCGGCGACTTCTGGAGCCGCTGGCGGCTGATCTGGCCCGACCAACCCCAGGGACATGTCTGCGATTTCGACCCGATCACGCCGCACCTGCGCGGCGCCACCAATCGGATCCAGTATGCCATCGTGGATGATGACGGTGCGGCAGTGTTTTTCGACGCCGGAGTGAGCTATCCCGAGAACTTCGAGCAGGTGCTCGCGGACAAGGGCATCCGCGACGTGGAGTGGTGCATCATCACCCACCACCATGATGACCACCTCATGGGCTACGACTGGCTGGTGGAAAAGTACGGCACGAAACTGGCGACCCACGAGTGCATGGTAGATGTACTCGAGCGGCCCCACGGCTACAGCCTCAACTGCCTGCATGACCGCCCCTACAGGGTGGATATGGTCATGCGCGAGGGCATGCCCATGCGCTGGCGCGGCTTCGACATCTTCCCCCATTTCTTCCCCAGCCAGACCGAGTACCATGCGGTGTACTTCTGCGAAATAGACGAACAGATGGTGCTGTTTTCGGGAGATGCCCTGTACTGGGAGGCGGACCACACGACCATCCGTCCCACCGACCCGGACTGGCGCAACTGGTTTGACGTGGACGGCGGCTACCTTGTGGGCGCAAGACTCCTGCGCAAGTACCAGCCCCGACTTCTGGCAGCGGCCCACGTTCACCCGTGGCCCATAACCCGGGCCGCCTGCGACGGGTTCGAGCCCCATGCCGCCGACTTCCACAACTCCCTGCGCGCGCTCGTTGGCCGAAAGCACCCGTCCCTGGGCATCAACCCCTTCCTGATCTCGGTGTACCCGTATCGCGCCCAGGTACAGGAGCGCATCCACCTGGAAGTGCGGGTGGTGAACCCGCTGGATGAGTTCGTCGTCGTCCGCGCCCAGCCTTGCCTGCCGGAAGGCTTCCACGCGCGTCCGGCGATGCTCGAGATCGAACTGGGCCCGAAGGAACGCGCGCGGGTGCCGCTGACGATCAGCCCCGAAGCGGGCCTTGATCCCCCCTCGCGGGCGATCTGGACACTGCGGGTCATCTTCGACGGCGAGGATCTCGGGGAGTACTGCGAGGGTATGCTGGAAGCGGTCGTGAGCGGATAG